One window of Fusobacterium polymorphum genomic DNA carries:
- the coaD gene encoding pantetheine-phosphate adenylyltransferase, protein MKIGVYAGSFDPITKGHQDIIERALKIVDKLIVVVMNNPKKNYWFNLDERKNLISKIFEYSENIKVDEHAGLLVDFMAKNSCGILIKGLRDVKDFSEEMTYSFANKKLSNGEVDTIFIPTSEKYTYVSSTFVKELAFYNQNLVGYVDEKVIDEILNRAKEYRG, encoded by the coding sequence ATGAAAATAGGTGTATATGCTGGAAGTTTTGACCCTATTACAAAGGGACATCAAGATATAATAGAAAGAGCATTAAAAATTGTAGATAAATTAATAGTTGTTGTTATGAATAATCCTAAGAAAAATTATTGGTTTAATTTAGATGAAAGAAAAAATTTAATAAGTAAAATCTTTGAATATTCTGAAAATATAAAAGTTGATGAACATGCTGGCTTACTTGTGGATTTTATGGCTAAAAACTCTTGTGGTATTCTTATAAAGGGGTTAAGAGATGTAAAAGATTTTTCTGAGGAAATGACTTACTCTTTTGCAAATAAAAAACTTTCAAACGGTGAGGTTGATACAATTTTCATACCAACATCAGAAAAATATACTTATGTGAGTTCAACTTTTGTTAAAGAGTTGGCTTTCTATAATCAAAATTTAGTTGGCTATGTTGATGAAAAAGTTATAGATGAAATTTTAAATAGAGCTAAGGAATATAGAGGATAA
- a CDS encoding MATE family efflux transporter yields the protein MNSIGNVGKKTLISLTIPIFLELLLVTVVGNIDTIMLGYYSDEAVGAIGGITQLLNIQNVIFSFINMATAILTAQFLGAKDYKRVKQVISVSLVLNILLGVILGGIYLFFWKSLLQKINLPEELVGLGKYYFQMVGGLCIFQGIILSCGAILKSHGRPTETLIINVGVNILNILGNSLFIFGWLGMPVLGPTGVGISTVISRGIGCVVAFYMMCKYCNFTFRKKYIKPFPFKIVKNILSIGLPTAGENLAWNVGQLMVVAMVNTMGTTIITSRTYLMLISSFVMTLSIALGQGTAIQVGHLVGAGEIKEVYNKCLKSVKIAFIFAFVTTSLVCIFRKPIMTIFTTNPDILKVSLKIFPLMILLEMGRVFNIVIINSLHAAGDIKFPMFMGIICVFAVAVLFSYIFGISLGWGLAGIWIANAMDEWIRGLAMYFRWKSKKWQNKSFV from the coding sequence ATGAATAGTATTGGTAATGTTGGTAAAAAAACTTTGATTTCTTTAACAATACCAATATTTTTAGAATTGTTATTAGTAACAGTTGTAGGAAATATTGATACAATTATGCTTGGTTATTACAGTGATGAAGCAGTAGGAGCAATAGGTGGAATAACACAACTACTTAATATTCAAAATGTAATATTCAGTTTCATAAATATGGCAACAGCAATTTTAACTGCACAATTTTTAGGAGCAAAGGATTATAAAAGAGTTAAACAAGTTATAAGTGTTTCACTAGTTCTTAATATTCTTTTAGGAGTGATTTTAGGAGGAATATATTTATTTTTTTGGAAAAGTTTACTTCAAAAAATAAATCTTCCAGAAGAACTAGTAGGGTTAGGAAAATATTATTTTCAGATGGTTGGAGGACTTTGTATATTCCAAGGTATAATTCTATCTTGTGGGGCAATACTTAAAAGTCATGGTAGACCAACAGAAACTTTAATTATTAATGTAGGAGTAAATATTTTAAATATCTTAGGAAATTCTCTATTTATTTTTGGTTGGTTAGGTATGCCAGTTTTAGGACCAACAGGAGTTGGAATTTCAACAGTTATTTCAAGAGGAATAGGTTGTGTTGTGGCATTCTATATGATGTGTAAATATTGTAATTTTACATTTAGAAAAAAATATATAAAACCTTTCCCATTTAAAATAGTAAAAAATATTCTATCAATAGGTTTACCTACTGCTGGTGAAAATTTAGCTTGGAATGTTGGACAACTTATGGTAGTAGCTATGGTAAATACTATGGGAACAACAATTATTACTTCTCGTACATATCTTATGTTGATAAGTAGCTTTGTTATGACTTTATCAATAGCATTAGGACAAGGGACAGCAATACAAGTTGGACATTTAGTTGGAGCAGGAGAAATAAAAGAAGTTTATAATAAATGCTTAAAAAGTGTAAAAATTGCTTTTATTTTCGCTTTTGTTACAACTTCTTTAGTATGTATTTTCAGAAAGCCAATTATGACTATTTTTACAACTAATCCAGATATTTTAAAAGTTTCACTTAAAATATTCCCTTTGATGATTCTATTAGAAATGGGAAGAGTATTTAATATAGTTATAATAAATTCACTTCATGCAGCAGGAGATATTAAATTTCCTATGTTCATGGGAATAATTTGTGTGTTTGCAGTAGCAGTTCTATTCTCATATATATTTGGAATTTCACTTGGATGGGGACTTGCTGGAATATGGATAGCAAATGCTATGGATGAGTGGATTAGAGGTCTTGCAATGTACTTTAGATGGAAGAGTAAAAAATGGCAAAATAAAAGTTTTGTATAG
- a CDS encoding homocysteine S-methyltransferase family protein codes for MFEFEKELKERILVLDGAMGTVLQKYELTPEDFNGAKGCYEILNETRPDIIFEVHKKYIEAGADIIETNSFNCNAISLKDYHLEDKVYDLAKKSAEIARDAVKESGKKVYVFGSIGPTNKSLSFPVGDVPYKRAVSFDEMKEVIKVQVAGLIDGGVDGILLETIFDGLTAKAALLATEEVFEEKNVKLPISISATVNRQGKLLTGQSMESLIAALDRDSVTSFGFNCSFGAKDLVPLVIKIKELTTKFVSLHANAGLPNQNGDYVETAQKMRDDLLPLIENQAINILGGCCGTSYDHIRAIAEMVKGQKPRVLPKENLLETCLSGNEIYNFNDKFTWVGERNNISGSKLFRTMIEEHNYLKALEVARQQIDAGAKVLDINVDDGILDSVEEMKNFLRVLQNDSFIAKVPIMIDSSDFAVIEEGLKNTSGKAIVNSISLKEGTEEFLRKAKIIRKYGASIVVMAFDEKGQGVSAERKIEICQRAYDLLKSIGVKNSDIVFDPNILSVGTGQEADRYHAREFIKTIDYIHENLKGCGVVGGLSNLSFAFRGNNVLRAAFHHIFLEEAVPRGFNFAILNPKEKAPQWTDEEREKIKSFIFGDSTDMEALLSLNLVKKKEDAQIFAETPEDKIRKALIQGGSESLQEVIGDLLKKYKALEILENILMSAMQEIGRLFEQGELYLPQLIRSASVMNNCVDILTPYLEKVDKTSSKGKILMATVDGDVHDIGKNIVGTVLECNGYEVIDLGVMVPREKIVETAKEINADVVTLSGLISPSLKEMERVADLFQKVGMQVPVLIAGAATSKLHTGLKVLPNYDYSLHVTDAMDTITVVSQLLSTKRKDFLETKQTQLRKIAKRYMDNNSNQPEEKKVLPEVKKTVSYIPKVLGKQFLSLPVEIFKDTLKWDIALYALRVRNTPEEEKTLNDLKKIYEKLIEEKVEFRAAYGYFRCKKTETFLEMEGMTFEVSPNLAQYIEKEDYVGGFVISVGSKIFKDDKYLGLLETLLCNAIAETASEYMETRVTEDIVPTFLRPAVGYPILPDHSLKKVVFDLIDGERTGAKLSPAFAMSPLSTVCGFYLCNDNAKY; via the coding sequence ATGTTTGAGTTTGAAAAAGAATTAAAAGAAAGAATATTAGTTTTAGATGGGGCAATGGGGACAGTTTTACAAAAGTATGAATTAACACCAGAAGATTTTAATGGAGCAAAAGGTTGTTATGAAATATTAAATGAAACTAGACCTGACATAATTTTTGAAGTACATAAAAAATATATTGAAGCTGGAGCAGATATAATTGAAACTAATAGTTTTAACTGTAATGCTATATCTTTAAAAGATTATCATTTAGAGGATAAGGTTTATGATTTAGCAAAAAAATCAGCTGAGATTGCAAGAGATGCAGTTAAAGAAAGTGGAAAGAAAGTTTATGTCTTTGGTTCAATAGGACCTACAAATAAGAGTTTATCTTTTCCAGTAGGAGATGTACCTTATAAAAGAGCAGTTAGCTTTGATGAAATGAAAGAGGTTATAAAAGTTCAAGTTGCAGGGCTTATAGATGGTGGAGTAGATGGAATTTTACTAGAAACTATTTTTGATGGTTTAACTGCAAAAGCAGCATTACTTGCAACAGAAGAAGTTTTTGAAGAAAAAAATGTAAAATTACCAATTTCAATTTCAGCTACTGTAAATAGACAGGGGAAATTATTAACTGGGCAAAGTATGGAATCTTTAATAGCTGCTTTGGATAGAGATTCAGTAACTTCTTTTGGATTTAACTGTTCATTTGGAGCTAAGGATTTAGTTCCACTTGTTATAAAAATAAAAGAATTGACAACAAAGTTTGTATCATTGCATGCAAATGCAGGTTTACCTAATCAAAATGGAGATTATGTTGAAACTGCACAAAAGATGAGAGATGATTTATTACCTCTTATAGAAAATCAAGCTATAAATATTTTAGGTGGTTGTTGTGGAACAAGTTATGACCACATAAGAGCAATAGCAGAAATGGTAAAAGGACAAAAACCAAGAGTTCTACCAAAAGAAAATTTATTAGAAACTTGTTTATCTGGAAATGAAATATATAATTTTAATGATAAATTTACTTGGGTTGGTGAAAGAAATAATATATCTGGTTCAAAATTATTTAGAACTATGATAGAAGAACATAACTATTTAAAAGCACTTGAAGTTGCAAGACAACAAATAGATGCAGGAGCAAAAGTTTTAGATATAAATGTTGATGATGGAATTTTAGATTCTGTTGAAGAAATGAAAAACTTCTTAAGAGTTTTGCAAAATGATAGTTTTATTGCAAAAGTTCCTATTATGATAGATTCATCAGATTTTGCAGTTATTGAAGAAGGGCTTAAAAATACTTCTGGTAAGGCAATAGTAAACTCTATTAGTTTGAAAGAGGGTACAGAAGAGTTTTTAAGAAAGGCTAAAATCATCAGAAAATATGGAGCTTCAATAGTTGTAATGGCATTTGATGAAAAGGGACAAGGAGTTAGTGCAGAAAGAAAGATTGAAATATGTCAAAGAGCTTATGATTTATTAAAAAGTATAGGAGTTAAAAATTCTGATATAGTATTTGACCCTAATATTCTAAGTGTTGGAACAGGACAAGAAGCAGACCGTTACCATGCTAGAGAATTTATAAAGACTATTGACTATATACATGAAAATTTGAAAGGTTGCGGAGTAGTTGGTGGATTAAGTAACCTATCTTTTGCTTTTAGAGGAAATAATGTTTTAAGAGCAGCATTCCATCATATTTTCTTAGAAGAAGCAGTACCTAGAGGATTTAATTTTGCTATTTTAAATCCAAAAGAAAAAGCACCTCAATGGACAGATGAAGAAAGAGAAAAAATTAAATCTTTTATATTTGGAGATAGTACAGATATGGAAGCCTTACTTTCATTGAATCTGGTTAAGAAAAAAGAAGATGCCCAAATATTTGCAGAAACTCCTGAAGATAAAATTAGAAAAGCATTAATTCAAGGTGGAAGTGAATCTTTACAAGAAGTTATTGGAGATTTATTAAAAAAATATAAGGCACTTGAAATCTTAGAAAATATATTGATGTCTGCAATGCAAGAAATAGGAAGACTATTTGAACAAGGAGAACTATATTTACCACAACTTATTCGTTCAGCTTCTGTTATGAATAATTGTGTTGATATTTTAACTCCATATTTAGAAAAAGTAGATAAGACTTCATCAAAAGGTAAAATTTTAATGGCAACTGTTGATGGAGATGTACATGATATAGGTAAAAATATAGTTGGAACAGTTCTAGAATGTAATGGTTATGAAGTTATAGATTTAGGAGTTATGGTTCCAAGAGAAAAAATTGTAGAAACTGCAAAGGAAATAAATGCAGATGTTGTAACTTTAAGTGGACTTATAAGTCCTTCTTTAAAAGAAATGGAAAGAGTTGCAGATTTATTTCAAAAAGTTGGAATGCAAGTTCCAGTTTTAATTGCAGGAGCAGCAACTTCTAAATTACATACTGGTTTAAAAGTTCTACCTAATTATGATTATTCTCTACATGTTACAGATGCTATGGATACAATAACAGTAGTATCACAATTGCTTTCTACAAAGAGAAAAGATTTTCTTGAAACAAAGCAAACTCAACTTCGTAAGATAGCTAAGAGATATATGGATAACAATAGCAATCAACCAGAGGAGAAAAAAGTTTTACCAGAAGTTAAAAAGACAGTTAGTTATATTCCTAAGGTTTTGGGAAAACAATTTTTATCCCTACCTGTTGAAATATTTAAAGATACTTTAAAATGGGATATTGCTTTATATGCATTAAGAGTTAGAAATACTCCTGAGGAAGAAAAAACTTTGAATGATTTAAAGAAAATTTATGAAAAATTAATAGAAGAAAAAGTTGAATTTAGAGCAGCTTATGGATATTTTAGATGTAAAAAGACAGAAACATTTTTAGAAATGGAAGGAATGACTTTTGAAGTTTCTCCAAATCTTGCACAATACATAGAAAAAGAAGATTATGTTGGTGGTTTTGTAATTTCAGTAGGAAGTAAAATTTTTAAAGATGATAAATATTTAGGTTTACTTGAAACTTTACTATGTAATGCAATAGCAGAAACTGCTTCTGAATATATGGAAACAAGAGTAACAGAGGATATAGTTCCAACATTTTTAAGACCAGCAGTTGGATATCCAATTTTACCAGACCATTCATTGAAAAAAGTTGTCTTTGATTTAATTGATGGTGAAAGAACAGGAGCAAAACTAAGTCCCGCTTTTGCTATGAGTCCATTGAGTACAGTTTGTGGTTTTTATTTATGTAATGATAACGCTAAATATTAA
- the metF gene encoding methylenetetrahydrofolate reductase [NAD(P)H], producing the protein MKIADIYKSKSLTTSFEVFPPNDKVGLEQVYNCLDVLSLEKPDYISVTYGAGGNTKGRTVEIANRIKSQNGVESVAHLTCIGAKKEEIDRVLEDLEKNNIENILALRGDYPVDRELEIGDFNYAKDLINYIHEKKGDKFSIGAAYYVEGHRETNDLLDLFHLKEKVNAGVDFLISQIFLDNEFFYSFRDKLEKLQINVPLVAGIMPVTNAKQIKKITSLCSCTIPKKFLKILEKYEDNPSALREAGLAYAIEQVVDLVASDINGIHLYTMNRPETAKKIIDATGIIRK; encoded by the coding sequence ATGAAAATAGCAGATATTTACAAAAGTAAAAGTTTAACAACATCATTTGAGGTATTTCCTCCTAATGATAAAGTTGGTTTGGAACAAGTATATAATTGCCTAGATGTATTATCCTTAGAAAAACCTGATTATATAAGTGTTACTTATGGTGCAGGAGGTAATACAAAGGGAAGAACAGTTGAAATTGCCAATAGAATAAAGAGTCAAAATGGAGTAGAATCTGTTGCACACTTAACTTGTATTGGAGCTAAAAAAGAAGAAATAGACAGAGTACTAGAAGATTTAGAAAAGAATAATATTGAAAATATTTTAGCTTTAAGAGGAGATTATCCTGTTGATAGAGAATTAGAAATAGGAGATTTTAATTATGCTAAAGATTTAATAAACTATATCCATGAAAAGAAAGGAGATAAATTTTCAATAGGTGCTGCATATTATGTTGAGGGACATAGAGAAACTAATGACTTATTAGATTTATTTCATTTAAAAGAAAAAGTTAATGCAGGTGTGGACTTTTTAATTTCACAAATATTTTTAGATAATGAATTCTTTTATTCATTTAGAGATAAATTAGAAAAATTACAAATTAATGTACCATTGGTTGCAGGAATTATGCCAGTAACAAATGCTAAACAAATAAAGAAAATCACTTCTTTATGTTCTTGTACTATACCTAAAAAGTTTTTAAAGATTTTAGAAAAGTATGAGGATAATCCTTCTGCATTGAGAGAAGCAGGACTTGCTTATGCAATAGAACAAGTAGTAGATTTGGTTGCTTCTGATATCAATGGAATACATTTATATACAATGAATAGACCAGAAACTGCTAAAAAAATCATAGATGCAACAGGGATAATAAGAAAATAA
- the disA gene encoding DNA integrity scanning diadenylate cyclase DisA, with protein MTKQDLMDIIVKVAPGSPLREGVDYILDAGIGALIIIGYDEEVEMVRDGGFFIDCDYTPERIFELSKMDGAIILNDDCSKILYANVHVQPDNSYSTTESGTRHRTAERAAKHLKREVVAISERKKNVTLYKGNLKYRLKNFDELNIEVGQVLKTLESYRHVLNRSLDSLTILELDDLVTVLDVANTLQRFEMVRRISEEITRYLLELGTRGRLVNMQVSELIWDLDEEEESFLKDYIDNERDTDSVRRYLHSLSDSELLEVENVVVALGYSKSSSVLDNKIAAKGYRVLEKISKLTKKDIEKIVNTYKDISEIQEVTDEDLSAIKISRFKIKALRAGINRLKFTIEMQR; from the coding sequence ATGACTAAACAAGATTTGATGGATATAATAGTTAAAGTTGCACCTGGGAGTCCTTTAAGAGAAGGTGTAGATTACATTTTAGATGCAGGTATAGGTGCTTTAATAATAATAGGTTATGATGAGGAAGTTGAAATGGTTAGAGATGGTGGATTTTTTATTGACTGTGATTATACACCTGAAAGAATTTTTGAGCTATCTAAAATGGATGGAGCAATAATTTTAAATGATGATTGTTCAAAAATCTTGTATGCCAATGTTCATGTACAACCAGATAATTCATATTCTACAACAGAAAGTGGAACAAGACATAGAACAGCTGAAAGAGCTGCTAAACATTTAAAAAGAGAAGTTGTAGCAATATCTGAAAGAAAAAAGAATGTTACTTTGTATAAAGGAAATTTAAAATACAGACTTAAAAACTTTGATGAATTAAATATTGAAGTTGGGCAAGTTTTAAAAACTCTTGAAAGTTATAGACATGTTTTGAATCGTTCACTTGATAGTTTAACAATTCTTGAATTAGATGATTTAGTAACAGTTCTTGATGTGGCTAATACTCTACAAAGATTTGAAATGGTAAGAAGAATTAGTGAAGAAATAACAAGATATCTTTTAGAATTAGGTACAAGAGGAAGATTAGTAAATATGCAAGTTTCAGAACTTATTTGGGACTTAGATGAAGAAGAAGAAAGTTTCTTGAAAGACTATATTGATAATGAAAGAGATACGGATAGTGTAAGAAGATATTTACACTCTTTATCTGACTCTGAATTATTAGAAGTTGAAAATGTAGTTGTTGCATTAGGATATAGTAAATCTTCAAGTGTTTTAGATAATAAGATAGCTGCAAAGGGCTATAGAGTTCTTGAAAAAATAAGTAAATTAACGAAAAAAGATATAGAAAAAATAGTAAATACATATAAAGATATATCTGAAATTCAAGAAGTAACTGATGAAGATTTATCAGCTATAAAGATAAGTAGATTTAAAATTAAGGCTTTAAGAGCAGGAATTAATAGATTAAAATTTACAATAGAAATGCAAAGATAA
- a CDS encoding formylglycine-generating enzyme family protein has product MKGLEDFQKEYMVFVRGGKYKKKVFNLEVCKYPVTQFMWENIMGYNPSRFKGANKPVEIVNWWEVLKFCNKLSEKYNLKPVYDLSQEEKGVLKIIHLDGEIVEEDKSDFKNTEGFRLPTEAEWEWFARGGQKAIDEGTFDYKYSGSNNIDEVAWYYENSGAKNEEGTTQNVGLKEANQLGLYDCSGNVWEWCYDMPDDESIEDGIVYRYRKLKGGAWISNLELCQNFFCTSENAIFEDIDIGFRIVRTIY; this is encoded by the coding sequence ATGAAAGGATTAGAAGATTTTCAAAAGGAATATATGGTTTTTGTTAGAGGTGGCAAATATAAAAAGAAAGTTTTTAATTTAGAGGTATGTAAATACCCAGTTACACAATTTATGTGGGAAAATATAATGGGATATAATCCATCAAGATTTAAAGGAGCTAATAAACCAGTAGAAATTGTTAACTGGTGGGAAGTATTAAAATTTTGTAATAAATTAAGTGAAAAATATAATTTAAAACCAGTCTATGATTTAAGTCAAGAAGAAAAAGGAGTTTTAAAAATTATTCATTTAGATGGAGAAATAGTTGAAGAAGATAAATCAGATTTTAAAAATACAGAAGGTTTTAGATTACCAACAGAAGCTGAATGGGAATGGTTTGCAAGGGGAGGGCAAAAAGCTATTGATGAAGGAACATTTGATTATAAATATTCAGGAAGTAACAATATAGATGAAGTAGCTTGGTATTATGAAAATTCAGGAGCTAAGAATGAAGAAGGAACAACTCAAAATGTAGGTTTGAAAGAAGCAAATCAGTTAGGACTTTATGATTGTAGTGGAAATGTTTGGGAATGGTGTTATGATATGCCAGATGATGAAAGTATAGAAGATGGTATTGTATATAGATATAGAAAATTAAAAGGTGGAGCTTGGATTAGTAATTTAGAATTATGCCAAAATTTTTTTTGTACTAGTGAAAATGCAATATTTGAAGATATTGATATAGGGTTTCGTATTGTTAGGACAATTTACTAG
- the radA gene encoding DNA repair protein RadA, producing MAKGTVYYCSECGYKSVKWAGKCPQCGAWSSFEEVDELPKDVKKATSPISVASRNSDIKVYEFKDVEYTSEDRYKTKYEEFDRLLGGGLLKGEVVLVTGNPGIGKSTLLLQVANSYKDYGDILYISGEESPTQIKNRGERLKISGEGIYIMAEMDILNIYEYVVTKKPKVVVVDSIQTLYNSSMDSISGTPTQIRECTLKIIEMAKKYNISFFIVGHITKDGKVAGPKLLEHMVDAVFNFEGDEGLYYRILRSVKNRFGSTNEIAVFSMEENGMKEIKNSSEYFLSEREEKNIGSMVVPILEGTKVFLLEVQSLITDSGIGIPKRVVQGYDRNRIQILTAIAEKKLYIPLGMKDLFVNVPGGLGIEDPAADLAVLMSILSVHKGFSISQKIAAIGELGLRGEIRKVFFLERRLKELEKLGFTGVYVPESNRKELEKKKFKLKIIYLKNLDELLERMNKND from the coding sequence ATGGCTAAAGGAACTGTATATTATTGTTCAGAGTGTGGATATAAGAGTGTAAAATGGGCTGGGAAATGTCCACAATGTGGAGCTTGGTCGAGCTTTGAAGAAGTTGATGAATTACCAAAAGATGTAAAAAAAGCAACATCTCCAATTTCAGTTGCCAGTAGAAACTCTGATATAAAAGTTTATGAGTTTAAAGATGTAGAATATACAAGTGAAGATAGATATAAAACAAAGTATGAAGAATTTGATAGATTACTTGGGGGAGGACTTTTAAAAGGAGAAGTAGTTTTAGTAACAGGGAATCCAGGAATTGGAAAATCTACTTTACTTTTACAAGTTGCTAACTCATATAAAGATTATGGAGATATTTTATATATCTCTGGTGAAGAGTCCCCTACACAAATAAAAAATAGAGGAGAAAGATTAAAAATATCTGGAGAAGGCATATATATTATGGCTGAAATGGATATTTTAAATATATATGAATATGTTGTAACTAAAAAACCCAAAGTTGTAGTTGTAGATTCTATACAAACATTGTATAATTCTAGTATGGATTCCATATCTGGTACACCAACACAAATTAGAGAATGTACTTTAAAAATTATAGAAATGGCTAAAAAATATAATATTTCATTTTTTATAGTTGGACATATCACAAAAGATGGTAAGGTTGCAGGACCAAAATTACTTGAACATATGGTTGATGCTGTTTTTAACTTTGAAGGTGATGAAGGACTTTATTATAGAATACTTAGAAGTGTTAAAAATAGATTTGGTTCAACTAATGAAATTGCAGTGTTCAGTATGGAAGAAAATGGAATGAAAGAAATAAAAAATTCTTCAGAATACTTTTTAAGTGAAAGAGAAGAAAAAAATATAGGAAGTATGGTTGTACCAATTTTAGAAGGAACAAAAGTTTTTCTTTTAGAAGTGCAATCCCTCATAACAGATAGTGGAATTGGAATACCTAAAAGAGTTGTTCAAGGTTATGATAGAAATAGAATCCAAATTTTAACTGCGATAGCAGAAAAAAAATTATATATTCCACTTGGGATGAAAGATTTATTTGTTAATGTCCCAGGAGGATTGGGAATAGAAGACCCAGCAGCTGATTTGGCAGTATTAATGTCTATTCTATCTGTCCATAAAGGTTTCTCTATAAGCCAAAAAATAGCTGCAATAGGAGAACTTGGATTAAGAGGAGAAATAAGAAAAGTATTTTTCTTAGAAAGAAGATTAAAAGAACTTGAAAAATTAGGTTTTACAGGAGTTTATGTTCCAGAATCAAATAGAAAAGAGCTAGAAAAAAAGAAATTTAAACTAAAAATAATATACTTAAAGAATTTAGATGAATTATTGGAAAGGATGAATAAGAATGACTAA